In Populus alba chromosome 9, ASM523922v2, whole genome shotgun sequence, a genomic segment contains:
- the LOC118053819 gene encoding uncharacterized protein gives MAFHPLTIVLLLAVALSGIQLSTCQVLKGKVSCLDCGGHYDYSEIKVGVKCDKVRKLATTTTQSDGSFEVKLPPRTSTAATPPVCLAKLLGGPSQLYVSRQNMVSKIVQTQDSNSYTISTPLAFSSTCSAGGGKCGVSNQFGSSKTVDLPLPREWGLAPSSYYVPFIPIIGIP, from the exons ATGGCGTTTCATCCACTCACTATAGTATTGCTTCTTGCAGTGGCTCTCTCAGGGATTCAGCTCTCAACATGTCAAGTTCTTAAAGGCAAAGTGTCTTGCCTTGACTGCGGTGGCCATTATGACTACTCAG AGATTAAGGTTGGAGTGAAGTGTGACAAAGTGAGAAAGTTGGCCACAACAACCACACAGAGCGACGGCTCCTTTGAAGTTAAGCTTCCTCCACGCACCTCAACGGCAGCAACTCCTCCGGTTTGCCTAGCTAAGCTTCTCGGTGGTCCGAGTCAGCTCTATGTCTCAAGACAAAACATGGTGTCCAAGATCGTTCAAACCCAAGATTCTAACTCGTACACCATCTCCACTCCTCTTGCCTTCTCCTCCACATGTTCTGCAGGAGGTGGAAAATGTGGAGTCTCAAACCAGTTCGGTTCATCCAAAACAGTTGACCTGCCTCTTCCGAGGGAATGGGGCCTTGCACCATCAAGCTACTACGTTCCTTTCATTCCCATCATCGGCATCCCTTGA